The Megalobrama amblycephala isolate DHTTF-2021 linkage group LG20, ASM1881202v1, whole genome shotgun sequence genome includes a window with the following:
- the get4 gene encoding Golgi to ER traffic protein 4 homolog, producing the protein MSEQESLKSSSARNRGGVQRVEGKLRASVERGDYYEAHQMYRTLFFRYMSQAKYAEARELMYNGALLFFSYNQQNSAADLSMLVLESLEKSGAKVDDETLEHLTKLFSLMDPNSPERVAFVSRAIKWSSGGSGKLGHPKLHQLLALTLWKEQNYSESRYHFLHSSDGEGCAQMLVEYSSARGFHGEVDMFVAQAVLQFLCLKNKTSALVVFTTYTQKHPSIEKGPPFVQPLLNFLWFLLLAVDGGKLTVFTVLCEQYQPSLKRDPMYNEYLDRIGQLFFGVPPKQSSSYGGLLGNLLNSLMGSGEEEEGEEAQEDSSPIELD; encoded by the exons ATGTCGGAGCAGGAGTCTCTGAAGAGCTCCAGCGCGAGGAACCGCGGAGGAGTACAGCGAGTGGAGGGCAAACTAAGAGCCAGTGTGGAGAGAGGAGATTATTATGAAGCCCATCAGATGTACCGCACATTATTCTTCAG GTACATGTCACAAGCGAAGTATGCAGAGGCCAGAGAGTTGATGTACAATGGAGCTTTGCTCTTCTTTAGTTATAATCAG CAAAACAGTGCTGCAGATCTGTCCATGCTGGTACTAGAGTCCCTGGAGAAATCTGGGGCCAAAGTAGATGATGAGACACTAG agcatTTGACTAAACTCTTCAGCCTGATGGACCCAAATTCACCAGAGAGAGTGGCATTTGTCTCCAGAGCGATCAAGTGGTCATCGGGAGGATCGGGGAAGTTGGGCCACCCCAAACTACACCAGCTGCTGGCTCTCACATTGTGGAAAG AGCAAAACTACAGTGAATCACGCTATCATTTCCTGCACTCATCTGATGGAGAGGGCTGTGCACAGATGCTGGTGGAGTATTCGTCAGCACGAGGATTTCACGGGGAGGTGGACATGTTTGTAGCACAAGCCGTCTTACA GTTCCTTTGTCTAAAAAACAAGACTAGCGCATTGGTGGTGTTCACCACATACACACAGAAGCACCCGTCTATAGAGAAGGGCCCTCCGTTTGTGCAGCCTTTGCTTAATTTCCTGTGGTTCCTCCTGCTGGCTGTGGATGG TGGGAAGTTGACCGTCTTCACAGTGTTATGTGAACAGTATCAGCCATCACTCAAGAGGGACCCTATGTACAATGAG TATCTGGATAGAATAGGACAGCTGTTCTTTGGAGTGCCACCTAAACAGTCGTCATCATATGGTGGTTTGCTAG